The nucleotide window ggtgtaactatgtaagtacttgttacaaataaaagattttttattttcactgtggttttaatttcgtgaccgatcggccTCATACATCAACAGACAAAATTCAAATCCACTTTGTCTTCAATCTTGATTACAAAACTTGACTTCATGACtaccaaattaaaacaaaaaaaataaaataaaatgccagCAGTAATGAGCTGACACTGGGAAGACAACAGTAGCCCAGTACCTAACAAAAGTTGCAAAAATCAATTGAAAACATTATGAATTAAGttgttaaaactgttttataataaaatttaatttggtttgttGTTACAAAGATTTTGTGCATGTGCGACTTGttgcttaacaaaaaaaaacttttctctgaaGGCCTAAAGAAGCCTGTGCAATGATGAAAGAAGCGATtgaaaagaaattagaaattgtttaaaaaaacttttttatttttattaaaataaagtttataactgcgccataaatataattactgtttttttttaatattggttcaTAGATACTGCTTAAAGCCATGACtcaacaaaacatattttgttaaagatttaatattaaaattatttcttttacaatgaGTGAGCTGAATGAAACtgggaaaaaaatgatatttcactACTTCTactgaaatgtaaacaaatactAAAATCGGTAATACACAGTATACTATTGGTAGGCAGAGTACTACTTTCCAAAAATTACCTTGTGAACTATAATCAGGAGGTATTCCACTAGAATGTGCACCACGTTGCCTTCTTGGACCGCCACGTCCGCGGAATCCAGATGAAGCTTCTTCTCGGGAAGGTTCATCTGATAGCGGTTGTTGGATACCAACTGCTCCTGTATCTGCATATCTGTCTTTTGCACTACCCCTACCTATACCTCTGCCACGCTCTTTACCTCTAGAGGCATCTGCTCCTTGACCTTGAAAATACTGAACAAGaaaaaagactaaataaaaattaagcattataaaagccaaaaaaacagcacttatattaaaaataatgcaagtagcatattcatttattcatttttgtaattcttagaAGCAAAGATATTCGCAGTCAATACATATCCCACACTGTACGGCTAGCACAAAATGATAACTATATCCCCAAGTAGCAACTGACGGTTCCATTATGAATGGAAAACTGTGATTACATTCTTCAAcatagaagatatttttaaatattaaaaactaaatttaatacgGAATCGCAATAATACCCGCTTTATCGTATAATATTAGAACACCAACTTTTTTCTGGAGTACTTTCATATTTGTTACTCAACAGTCAGAGCTAGTtcctaatcttaaaataaaataagttatgtaataaatagcaaaatattagAACTGTGAACATGCATCTGGTTGGCCAATTGATGCACAGAGTTCACACACTAGCTTCCAGATCATCTGGTTATGAGTTTAATTTCCAGCAAGGATCTGGCATTTTTCATGCATCTCAATTTTTACCTAAAATTGTGTGAAAATGCATATCTGGTATCAAAAACAATGTTCAAGACAACAATAATGCAgtgtctgtaaaataataatgggGTTTTAAATGGTTACAGCTTTAGAACAAAGCGTAGAGAGATGAactatatgttaaatgaaagaaacaccATACATTTCTTAACTGTAGATTTCAATGTGTGCACTCATGGTTGCCCTGCAGACATCTAAGATGATATTAGTCTGTTGCCATACATGACAGAGAATATCCAGCATGATATCCAGCAAGAAACAGcttcagtgatttttttaaaatgatcgaCATTTTGATCTTGAATGGAATACACGTGTTTTTAAACAACCccaaaaatagaaatccatgcGAGTAAGATCTGGAGACTCTTGGAGCCAGTCGATCCACCCTTTTTGTCACCACTAAGGAAATGTTACATTAAGAAAACCCTGCACGATTGCGGCAAAATGTGGAAGAGCTCCGTCTAACTAGAAAATGGAATGCTGCGAATTTGGAACGCTGCATATATGTATAGGCATATAATATGGGACACTGGACCTTTCTAATATATCCAGGAAGATGTTTCCCattattgttttttcagtaaaaaaaaaggggGGCAATAACTCTTCT belongs to Lycorma delicatula isolate Av1 chromosome 1, ASM4794821v1, whole genome shotgun sequence and includes:
- the LOC142317341 gene encoding uncharacterized protein LOC142317341 isoform X2, yielding MQHGGTSQFDFPSLSQSSSSEYFQGQGADASRGKERGRGIGRGSAKDRYADTGAVGIQQPLSDEPSREEASSGFRGRGGPRRQRGAHSSGIPPDYSSQGSRSSDCRNEEREKVQHSRQR
- the LOC142317341 gene encoding uncharacterized protein LOC142317341 isoform X1, producing the protein MQHGGTSQFDFPSLSQSSSSEYFQGQGADASRGKERGRGIGRGSAKDRYADTGAVGIQQPLSDEPSREEASSGFRGRGGPRRQRGAHSSGIPPDYSSQVQIEQQSRSQVVNIICSFTFFFTK